A window of Costertonia aggregata contains these coding sequences:
- a CDS encoding glycosyltransferase family 2 protein, whose amino-acid sequence MQIAVVILNWNGEILLEKYLPSVIQFSQGADIYVADNASTDGSVAFLKENYPNITVIQNKSNGGFAKGYNDALQHVNAEIFCLLNSDVEVTENWLDPIKKTFQEKPQAAIIQPKILDLLKPTHFEYAGAAGGFIDQLGYPFCRGRIFQALEEDKGQYDDITEIFWATGACMFIKKGVFNTLKGFDEDYFAHQEEVDLCWRAQNLGHKVYYVGASHVYHLGGSTLSNMNPKKTYLNFRNSLYSITKNLPRKKAFPIIFGRLFLDGIAAARFIYQLKFSHCWAILRAHLSFYRHFSKIYKKREKANFILKYHTVTSIVWSHFVHQKKNFNILVKD is encoded by the coding sequence TTGCAGATAGCCGTAGTCATACTCAACTGGAACGGAGAGATACTTTTGGAAAAGTACCTACCATCCGTCATACAGTTTTCACAAGGAGCCGATATTTATGTGGCCGATAATGCCTCTACCGATGGGTCGGTCGCGTTTCTCAAAGAGAACTACCCAAATATTACCGTTATACAAAACAAAAGCAATGGTGGGTTCGCTAAAGGGTATAATGATGCCTTGCAGCATGTAAATGCAGAAATCTTCTGCCTGCTAAATTCTGATGTAGAGGTAACCGAAAATTGGTTGGACCCCATCAAAAAAACATTTCAAGAAAAACCGCAAGCTGCCATAATCCAACCCAAAATATTGGATTTGTTGAAACCTACACATTTTGAATATGCCGGTGCAGCAGGCGGATTTATTGACCAATTGGGCTACCCCTTCTGCAGGGGGCGAATTTTTCAAGCTTTGGAAGAGGACAAAGGGCAATACGATGATATCACCGAAATATTTTGGGCCACGGGTGCCTGCATGTTTATCAAAAAGGGTGTTTTTAATACTCTAAAAGGCTTTGACGAAGACTATTTTGCCCACCAAGAAGAGGTAGATTTATGTTGGAGAGCCCAAAACCTTGGTCATAAGGTCTATTACGTTGGGGCTTCCCATGTTTACCATTTGGGAGGATCTACGTTAAGCAATATGAATCCCAAAAAAACCTATCTCAACTTTAGGAACAGTTTGTATTCCATCACCAAAAACTTACCGCGCAAAAAAGCCTTCCCTATTATTTTTGGTAGATTGTTTTTGGATGGTATTGCGGCCGCACGTTTTATCTACCAATTAAAATTCTCACATTGTTGGGCCATATTACGCGCCCATCTGAGCTTTTATAGGCACTTCAGTAAGATTTATAAAAAACGGGAAAAAGCTAATTTTATATTAAAGTACCATACGGTAACATCCATTGTGTGGTCCCACTTCGTACATCAAAAGAAGAATTTTAACATTTTAGTAAAAGATTAA
- a CDS encoding type I restriction enzyme HsdR N-terminal domain-containing protein gives MRILNFPKYDFRFKSSENKVSIFDDIRKKFVVLQPEEWVRQHVVSYLIQDKKYPQSLINVEKQLKVNDIVKRYDIVVFKPDGTIEILVECKAPNIHVNQDTFDQIARYNMKLKASYLMVTNGLEHYYCKMDFDQEKYTFLKDIPDFSR, from the coding sequence ATGAGGATTCTTAACTTCCCCAAGTATGACTTTCGATTCAAAAGTAGCGAAAATAAAGTCTCTATTTTTGATGATATCCGTAAAAAGTTCGTGGTATTACAACCCGAGGAATGGGTACGGCAACATGTGGTAAGTTATTTGATACAGGACAAAAAATACCCTCAAAGCCTCATCAATGTAGAGAAACAATTAAAAGTAAACGATATCGTAAAAAGATATGATATCGTTGTATTTAAACCCGATGGTACTATTGAAATTTTAGTAGAATGTAAAGCACCAAATATTCATGTAAACCAAGATACTTTTGACCAGATTGCCCGGTATAATATGAAATTAAAGGCTTCTTATTTAATGGTGACCAATGGTTTGGAACATTATTACTGTAAAATGGATTTTGACCAAGAAAAATATACGTTTCTAAAGGATATTCCTGATTTTAGCCGTTAA
- a CDS encoding OmpA family protein — protein sequence MKKIILGCLGITLLLSSCVSQKKYADLEAKQKETQDLLNSATVKLNDCLEEKASASSKLKTLEDQNAFLKANNQELINNMGNLTTLTTKGAENLEKSLESLKEKDLTIRKLNDAITRRDSVNLSLVQSLKGVLGNLDDEDIEISVEKGVVFVSISDKLLFSSGSYNITSRAKEVLGKVAKVVNNKPDFDFMVEGHTDDVPYRKGVLLDNWDLSAKRATAVVRVLQNDYGVDPKRMTAAARAEFVPVSSTDKAKNRRTRIVVLPKIDQFYSMIEEGMKDPAINN from the coding sequence ATGAAGAAAATCATTTTAGGTTGCTTAGGAATTACGTTATTGTTATCCTCTTGCGTATCTCAGAAGAAATATGCGGATTTGGAGGCTAAACAGAAAGAAACACAGGATCTATTGAATTCGGCTACGGTCAAATTGAACGACTGCCTGGAAGAAAAAGCGTCTGCCTCTTCTAAATTAAAGACTTTGGAAGATCAAAATGCTTTCTTAAAGGCAAATAATCAAGAGTTGATCAATAACATGGGTAATTTGACCACCTTGACCACAAAAGGGGCCGAAAACCTTGAAAAATCTTTGGAAAGCCTCAAAGAAAAAGATTTGACCATTAGAAAATTAAACGATGCCATTACACGTAGGGACTCCGTTAATCTATCTTTAGTACAAAGCCTGAAAGGAGTTTTGGGTAATTTAGATGATGAGGATATCGAAATTAGTGTGGAAAAAGGAGTCGTCTTCGTATCTATCTCCGACAAATTATTGTTCAGCAGCGGTAGCTACAACATCACCTCAAGAGCTAAGGAAGTCTTAGGAAAAGTTGCCAAAGTCGTAAACAACAAACCCGATTTTGATTTTATGGTCGAAGGGCATACAGACGACGTTCCTTACAGAAAAGGGGTTTTATTGGATAACTGGGACTTAAGTGCCAAACGTGCCACTGCCGTAGTACGTGTTTTGCAAAACGACTATGGTGTTGATCCCAAGCGTATGACCGCAGCGGCAAGAGCCGAGTTTGTACCGGTATCTTCAACAGACAAGGCCAAAAATAGAAGGACTAGAATTGTTGTTCTTCCGAAAATTGACCAGTTCTACAGTATGATTGAAGAAGGAATGAAAGATCCGGCTATCAATAACTAG